From a region of the Actinopolymorpha singaporensis genome:
- a CDS encoding ABC transporter permease produces the protein MTQILDTGTMQPAQAPAPDEQGTGAFRSFVRELMRSKTGFLGFCVFTLMVLVCLIGPLFTPNDLPTNTNLIYGPASWSHPFGFDSEGRDVFIQVVDGGRAVILVGFLAALISTVIAVVFGALAAYLGGRVDSIIVTATDIVLTVPSIILLAVLAAFYRVGDSITLAIILGVLGWPGLLRAVRAQVFSLKQREYIEAARLLDLGTGRIVIREILPNMASFILMNFVIGMTNAIYAMAGLYLLGLAPMQGDNWGIMINFAWTRGAIFFDGSLGYILGPVLSICILQLSLVTMARSFEEILNPRLRHN, from the coding sequence GTGACCCAGATCCTCGACACCGGCACGATGCAGCCGGCCCAGGCCCCGGCGCCGGACGAGCAGGGCACGGGCGCGTTCCGCTCCTTCGTCCGTGAGCTGATGCGCAGCAAGACCGGCTTCCTCGGCTTCTGCGTCTTCACGCTGATGGTCCTCGTGTGCCTGATCGGCCCGCTGTTCACACCGAACGACCTGCCGACCAACACCAACCTCATCTACGGGCCGGCGAGCTGGAGCCACCCGTTCGGCTTCGACTCCGAGGGCCGCGACGTGTTCATCCAGGTCGTCGACGGCGGCCGGGCGGTCATCCTGGTCGGCTTCCTCGCCGCCCTGATCTCCACCGTGATCGCGGTGGTGTTCGGTGCGCTGGCCGCCTACCTCGGCGGTCGGGTCGACTCCATCATCGTGACGGCCACCGACATCGTGCTGACGGTGCCGAGCATCATCCTGCTCGCGGTACTGGCGGCGTTCTACCGCGTGGGCGACTCGATCACGCTGGCCATCATCCTCGGCGTGCTCGGCTGGCCCGGTCTGCTGCGCGCCGTCCGCGCCCAGGTGTTCTCGCTCAAGCAGCGGGAGTACATCGAGGCGGCCAGGCTGCTCGACCTCGGCACGGGCCGGATCGTGATCCGGGAGATCCTGCCCAACATGGCGAGCTTCATCCTGATGAACTTCGTCATCGGCATGACCAACGCCATCTACGCGATGGCCGGTCTGTACCTCCTCGGCCTGGCGCCCATGCAGGGCGACAACTGGGGCATCATGATCAACTTCGCCTGGACCCGCGGCGCCATCTTCTTCGACGGCAGCCTCGGCTACATCCTCGGTCCGGTCCTGTCGATCTGCATCCTCCAGCTCTCGCTCGTGACGATGGCGAGGTCGTTCGAGGAAATCCTGAACCCCCGACTGCGGCACAACTAG
- a CDS encoding ABC transporter substrate-binding protein, producing MNATPGPFGPQLSRRRVLEIFGLGAAGAAVLSACGGQHSGNGGGGAGGGGGAGGGGGKGGEFRGAYPYSVPPKGHFNLMSGVTDAILGGTPYQDLILLPGGMYRWAEKKWEPMLAEKWEFDGKAKTFTYHVRQGLSWSDGKPITSKDVVTTFWCRRIMRQVEWDLIDDVKATDDQTVVFSMKKPSTVLERYAIRQAIFSDATYGEFAKRAQDLFNGGKDLDSPEGKKLNEDLQGYRPKNPAKEFITSGPFTFDFNSITNAQLTLLKKDKGYATDKVLFDRVVLYNGEVPTITPLVVGKQVDYATHGFPVATEKQMIKKGLRIIRPPVYSGPAIFFNMAKLPEFKDARVRQAIAHAINRNDNGTFALGDSGKGVKFMTGFSDNQVPDWLSDAEQAKLDKYDLDPKKAADLLTQAGWKKQGNSWMKPDGKPAAYEITFPAEFADWSAAGENAAKQLSAFGIKVTGRGVTFTQQPIDVDKGNFELAIQGWGTSSQPHPHFAFVADLFTHNIPIAANQGGKGMDFELKQNTKAFGQVDLQEVVLSAAQGLDEAEQKRNVAKAAVVFNELLPIVPLFERYGNNPCLEGVRVDKWPADSDPLLQNSPYADNFTIMLMLSGDLKPAGK from the coding sequence ATGAACGCAACACCAGGCCCGTTCGGGCCCCAGCTTTCCCGGCGACGGGTGCTCGAGATCTTCGGCCTCGGTGCCGCGGGCGCCGCGGTGCTGTCCGCGTGTGGCGGCCAGCACAGCGGTAACGGAGGGGGCGGGGCTGGCGGCGGCGGTGGAGCCGGCGGTGGCGGTGGCAAGGGCGGCGAGTTCCGCGGTGCCTATCCGTACTCCGTGCCGCCCAAGGGCCACTTCAACCTGATGAGCGGCGTGACCGACGCGATCCTCGGTGGCACGCCCTACCAGGACCTCATTCTTCTCCCCGGCGGCATGTACCGCTGGGCGGAGAAGAAGTGGGAGCCCATGCTGGCCGAGAAGTGGGAGTTCGACGGCAAGGCGAAGACCTTCACCTACCACGTCCGCCAGGGCCTTTCGTGGAGTGACGGCAAGCCGATCACCAGCAAGGACGTCGTGACGACGTTCTGGTGCCGGCGGATCATGCGCCAGGTCGAGTGGGACCTGATCGACGACGTGAAGGCCACCGACGACCAGACCGTGGTCTTCTCGATGAAGAAGCCGTCGACGGTGCTGGAGCGGTACGCCATCCGCCAGGCGATCTTCTCCGACGCGACCTACGGCGAGTTCGCCAAGCGCGCGCAGGACCTGTTCAACGGCGGCAAGGACCTCGACAGCCCCGAGGGCAAGAAGCTGAACGAGGACCTGCAGGGCTACCGCCCGAAGAACCCCGCAAAGGAGTTCATCACCAGCGGCCCCTTCACGTTCGACTTCAACAGCATCACCAACGCCCAGCTGACCCTGCTCAAGAAGGACAAGGGTTACGCCACGGACAAGGTGCTGTTCGACCGGGTTGTCCTCTACAACGGCGAGGTGCCCACCATCACCCCGCTGGTGGTCGGCAAGCAGGTCGACTACGCCACCCACGGATTCCCGGTGGCCACCGAGAAGCAGATGATCAAGAAGGGCCTGCGGATCATCCGTCCGCCGGTCTACTCCGGCCCGGCGATCTTCTTCAACATGGCCAAGCTTCCGGAGTTCAAGGACGCGCGGGTCCGCCAGGCCATCGCGCACGCGATCAACCGCAACGACAACGGCACGTTCGCCCTCGGTGACTCCGGCAAGGGCGTGAAGTTCATGACCGGCTTCTCCGACAACCAGGTGCCGGACTGGCTGAGCGACGCCGAGCAGGCCAAGCTCGACAAGTACGACCTGGACCCGAAGAAGGCGGCGGACCTGCTCACCCAGGCCGGTTGGAAGAAGCAGGGCAACTCCTGGATGAAGCCGGACGGCAAGCCGGCGGCCTACGAGATCACGTTCCCGGCGGAGTTCGCCGACTGGTCGGCGGCCGGTGAGAACGCCGCCAAGCAGTTGTCGGCGTTCGGGATCAAGGTCACCGGCCGCGGGGTCACCTTCACCCAGCAGCCGATCGACGTGGACAAGGGCAACTTCGAGCTGGCGATCCAGGGCTGGGGTACGTCCTCCCAGCCGCACCCGCACTTCGCCTTCGTCGCCGACCTGTTCACGCACAACATCCCGATCGCCGCCAACCAGGGTGGCAAGGGCATGGACTTCGAGCTGAAGCAGAACACCAAGGCGTTCGGCCAGGTCGACCTCCAGGAGGTCGTGCTCTCCGCCGCGCAGGGCCTGGACGAGGCCGAGCAGAAGCGCAACGTCGCCAAGGCGGCGGTGGTGTTCAACGAGTTGCTGCCGATCGTGCCGCTGTTCGAGCGGTACGGCAACAACCCGTGCCTGGAGGGTGTCCGGGTCGACAAGTGGCCGGCCGACAGCGACCCGCTGCTGCAGAACTCCCCGTACGCCGACAACTTCACCATCATGTTGATGTTGTCCGGCGACCTGAAGCCGGCCGGCAAGTAG
- a CDS encoding ABC transporter ATP-binding protein has translation MGEGVVEGSNANPTGEPVLSVRDLVVEYKTGQGVNDPAHRAVDGVSFDLYPGESIALIGESGCGKTTLGLGLLRLLPKLGSIPSGSVTYRRRDGSTVDLLKLDKQQLRKFRWSEAAMVFQGAMNSFNPVLKVWDQMYDTVRAHDRSMSKRTAYERATQVLRDVDLDPDRVLKSYPHELSGGMRQRVLIAMAMLLRPQMLILDEPTTALDILTQRAIVDLIHELHERLDFAMIFVSHDLAVAAELATRVATMYGGKIVEMGDVRDIFYRPQHDYTKSLINAVPTVTEERKEVPTHG, from the coding sequence GTGGGAGAAGGCGTAGTCGAGGGTTCGAACGCGAACCCCACGGGCGAGCCGGTCCTGTCGGTGCGCGACCTGGTGGTCGAGTACAAGACCGGGCAGGGCGTGAACGACCCGGCCCACCGTGCCGTTGACGGTGTGAGTTTCGACCTCTACCCGGGCGAGAGCATCGCGCTGATCGGGGAGAGCGGCTGCGGGAAGACCACCCTCGGCCTTGGCCTGCTCCGGCTGCTGCCGAAGCTGGGCTCGATCCCGTCGGGGTCGGTGACCTACCGGCGCCGGGACGGTTCGACGGTCGACCTGCTCAAGCTCGACAAGCAGCAGCTGCGGAAATTCCGGTGGTCCGAGGCCGCCATGGTGTTCCAGGGCGCGATGAACTCCTTCAACCCGGTGCTGAAGGTCTGGGACCAGATGTACGACACCGTTCGCGCGCACGACCGCTCGATGTCGAAGCGAACGGCGTACGAGCGGGCCACCCAGGTCCTTCGGGACGTCGACCTCGACCCGGACCGGGTGCTGAAGTCCTACCCGCACGAGCTGTCCGGCGGCATGCGCCAGCGCGTGCTGATCGCGATGGCGATGCTGCTGCGTCCGCAGATGCTCATCCTGGACGAGCCGACCACGGCGCTGGACATCCTCACCCAGCGGGCGATCGTCGACCTGATCCACGAGCTGCACGAGCGGCTGGACTTCGCGATGATCTTCGTCTCGCACGACCTCGCGGTGGCCGCCGAGCTGGCCACCCGGGTGGCCACGATGTACGGCGGCAAGATCGTCGAGATGGGCGACGTACGCGACATCTTCTACCGCCCCCAGCACGACTACACCAAGAGCCTGATCAACGCCGTGCCCACCGTGACCGAGGAGCGCAAGGAGGTGCCGACCCATGGCTGA
- a CDS encoding ABC transporter permease, which translates to MAATESLETDEPEKGSKPAGRRSSTTRYIVGRVVKAFLTIYVVATAIFFLVRLLPGNPVDVYINQQIAQYGMSYQEAANAAAGLFSFDPNESKFMQYVHYLSGLVQGDLGTSLLSPGSSVTSQIGAYLPWTLFSVGIALIISFLLGIGIGMAMAYRRGGIFDHAMTLVASITHSVPNFLLAMMIIVFFGVQLEWLPIANMRGAYSPGVHPEFSLYFLSDAFYHAALPMFVYVLTSLGGWMLVMKSSTVETLGEDYVTVARARGLTDRRIQVQYVGRNAMLPLFTSFILSLGFVVGGSILVEQVTQYQGIGFLLYEAVQRRDYPVLQGILLIVTISVVLANLVADLLYSRVDPRIRITSKEG; encoded by the coding sequence GTGGCTGCGACCGAAAGCCTGGAGACGGACGAGCCGGAGAAGGGCTCGAAACCGGCCGGCCGGAGATCGTCCACGACGAGGTACATCGTGGGCCGGGTCGTCAAGGCTTTCCTGACGATCTACGTGGTTGCGACCGCCATCTTCTTCCTGGTGCGACTGCTGCCGGGCAACCCGGTGGACGTCTACATCAACCAGCAGATCGCGCAGTACGGCATGAGCTACCAGGAGGCCGCCAACGCCGCGGCCGGCCTGTTCTCCTTCGACCCGAACGAGTCGAAGTTCATGCAGTACGTCCACTACCTCAGCGGCCTGGTCCAGGGTGACCTGGGCACCTCGCTGCTCTCGCCGGGCTCCTCGGTGACCTCCCAGATCGGCGCCTACCTGCCGTGGACGTTGTTCAGCGTGGGCATCGCGCTGATCATCAGCTTCCTGCTCGGCATCGGCATCGGCATGGCGATGGCCTACCGGCGCGGCGGGATCTTCGACCACGCGATGACCCTGGTCGCCTCGATCACGCACTCCGTCCCGAACTTCCTGCTGGCGATGATGATCATCGTCTTCTTCGGCGTCCAGCTGGAGTGGCTGCCGATCGCGAACATGCGCGGCGCCTACTCGCCGGGCGTGCACCCGGAGTTCAGCCTGTACTTCCTCTCCGACGCCTTCTACCACGCAGCCCTGCCGATGTTCGTCTACGTGCTGACGTCGCTCGGTGGCTGGATGCTGGTGATGAAGTCGTCGACGGTGGAGACCCTCGGCGAGGACTACGTGACGGTCGCCCGGGCGCGGGGGCTCACCGACCGCCGGATCCAGGTGCAGTACGTCGGCCGCAACGCCATGCTGCCGCTGTTCACCAGCTTCATCCTCTCCCTCGGCTTCGTCGTCGGCGGCTCGATCCTGGTCGAGCAGGTGACGCAGTACCAGGGCATCGGATTCCTGCTCTACGAGGCGGTCCAGCGTCGTGACTACCCCGTCCTGCAGGGCATCCTGCTGATCGTCACCATCTCCGTGGTGCTGGCAAACCTCGTGGCCGACCTGCTCTACAGCCGGGTCGACCCGCGGATCCGCATCACCAGCAAGGAGGGCTGA
- a CDS encoding DUF4193 domain-containing protein — MATDYDAPRKTDEELSEDSIEELKARRMDKNSGKVDVDEAEVAETFELPGADLSNEELSVRVLPRQADEFTCSSCFLVHHRSQLAFEKNGGPICRDCAA, encoded by the coding sequence ATGGCCACCGATTACGACGCGCCACGCAAGACGGACGAGGAGCTTTCCGAGGACAGCATCGAGGAGCTCAAGGCGCGGCGCATGGACAAGAACTCCGGGAAGGTCGACGTCGACGAGGCCGAGGTGGCCGAGACGTTCGAGCTCCCGGGCGCCGACCTTTCCAACGAGGAACTCTCCGTGCGGGTGCTGCCCCGCCAGGCGGACGAGTTCACCTGTTCGAGCTGCTTCCTGGTGCACCACCGCAGTCAGCTCGCGTTCGAGAAGAACGGCGGGCCGATCTGCCGGGACTGCGCCGCCTAG
- a CDS encoding DUF3710 domain-containing protein produces MIFRRANSSPADLDARDRRRRGRRPADDDVPTYAVDEQSGTEAADTGAGTRAATGATPRAQGPYDASEVESLHEPLEVGRIDLGGLQVHPVEGMELRLQVDEESQSVVAALFVQEDSALELRPFAAPRTEGLWDEIRREIAAETTRRGGMVTEGTGPFGPEVKVVVPAMMPDGQQATQASRIVGVDGPRWFLRGTLIGRAAVEPDAAEPLLAAMAQVVVVRGKGPMAPRDMIPLRLPDEAQRVGPEDADDVDGLG; encoded by the coding sequence GTGATTTTCCGAAGGGCCAACTCCTCACCCGCCGACCTCGACGCGCGCGACCGTCGCCGCCGGGGCCGCCGTCCGGCCGACGACGACGTGCCCACGTACGCCGTCGACGAGCAGTCCGGCACCGAGGCCGCCGACACCGGCGCGGGAACGCGGGCCGCCACGGGCGCCACGCCGCGTGCCCAGGGGCCCTACGACGCCAGCGAGGTGGAGTCGCTCCACGAGCCGCTGGAGGTGGGCCGGATCGACCTCGGCGGGCTGCAGGTGCACCCGGTCGAGGGGATGGAGCTGCGGCTGCAGGTGGACGAGGAGTCCCAATCCGTGGTCGCCGCGCTGTTCGTCCAGGAGGACTCCGCGCTGGAGCTGCGGCCGTTCGCGGCACCGCGCACCGAGGGCCTGTGGGACGAGATCCGCCGCGAGATCGCCGCCGAGACCACCCGGCGCGGAGGCATGGTGACCGAGGGCACCGGGCCGTTCGGGCCGGAGGTGAAGGTTGTCGTCCCGGCCATGATGCCCGACGGCCAGCAGGCCACCCAGGCGTCCCGCATCGTCGGTGTGGACGGCCCTCGGTGGTTCCTGCGCGGCACGCTGATCGGCCGCGCGGCGGTCGAACCCGACGCCGCCGAACCCCTGCTCGCGGCGATGGCGCAGGTGGTCGTGGTCCGCGGCAAGGGACCGATGGCGCCGCGCGACATGATCCCGCTGCGCCTGCCCGACGAGGCCCAGCGGGTCGGCCCGGAGGACGCCGATGACGTCGACGGCCTCGGCTGA
- a CDS encoding DUF3093 domain-containing protein, whose product MNAPSDHTPDRRAEPADAAPTGSPGPEFEHSEHHSEPRSGPNSGHESGTLYAERWWVPVSWWAFAAVMVASLWFAAEHAMGGPGHVIGALAAALCGAGLGYLGSTRVLVDGAGLSVGKARAPQQTIGSVLALTTGQARALRGPAADATARMFLRPYISRGVRVEITDPTDPTPYWYVASRHPEQLAAAMERARGSRSLTD is encoded by the coding sequence GTGAACGCGCCATCGGATCACACCCCTGATCGCCGCGCGGAGCCCGCGGACGCCGCGCCGACCGGCTCGCCGGGACCCGAGTTCGAACACTCCGAGCACCACTCCGAGCCCCGGTCCGGCCCCAACTCCGGGCACGAGTCGGGGACGCTCTACGCCGAACGCTGGTGGGTGCCGGTGTCCTGGTGGGCGTTCGCGGCGGTGATGGTCGCGTCGTTGTGGTTCGCCGCGGAGCACGCCATGGGCGGCCCCGGCCACGTGATCGGCGCCCTGGCGGCGGCACTGTGTGGTGCGGGCCTGGGCTACCTCGGCAGTACGCGGGTCCTGGTGGACGGCGCCGGGCTCTCGGTCGGCAAGGCCAGGGCACCGCAGCAGACGATCGGCTCGGTGCTGGCCCTGACGACCGGGCAGGCCCGGGCGCTGCGGGGCCCGGCGGCCGACGCGACCGCCCGGATGTTCCTGCGTCCCTACATTTCCCGGGGGGTCCGGGTGGAGATCACCGACCCGACCGACCCCACGCCGTACTGGTACGTCGCGAGCCGTCATCCCGAGCAGCTGGCAGCCGCCATGGAGCGGGCTCGGGGCTCCCGGTCCCTCACGGACTGA
- a CDS encoding ABC transporter permease has product MSAPLSMSEATRTVARRELTERLRDKSFWFSTVLTLVILGVVLFLPKLLGGDDTYRLAYAGPAADQLAASVKTQATALDLTVERARYADEAAARAAITDGKLDAYVAAGKVVVKDKLDPQIAAAIQTAHRDVVAAERLRQGGMDPAAVRAAQQVAPLAVDALDPTDPKAEMRGQIAFIGSIVLYGQLIGYCMWVAFGIVEEKASRVVELILSAISTRALLAGKILGIGLLGFAQLAVIAAFGLSLGNATGMLNVTTDLLIPVGFVLLWFVLGYAFYSSVFAASAARVSRQEELQNVIGPANMLIMVSFFATFYVNAHPDALVSRVLAILPPFSALCAPVRMARGDAPLWEIGLALVLMLAAIAALVVTGARIYEGAILRMGAKISLLDAWRGARTRSTSAVEATS; this is encoded by the coding sequence ATGAGCGCCCCGCTGTCCATGTCCGAGGCCACCCGCACGGTGGCCCGTCGCGAGCTGACCGAGCGACTGCGGGACAAGTCGTTCTGGTTCTCCACCGTCCTCACGCTGGTCATCCTGGGCGTGGTGCTCTTCCTGCCCAAGCTGCTGGGCGGCGACGACACCTATCGACTGGCCTACGCCGGACCCGCCGCCGACCAGCTCGCCGCCTCGGTGAAGACCCAGGCCACGGCACTCGACCTCACGGTCGAACGCGCCCGCTACGCCGACGAGGCGGCGGCGCGGGCGGCGATCACCGACGGCAAGCTCGACGCGTACGTCGCCGCCGGGAAGGTGGTCGTCAAGGACAAGCTGGACCCGCAGATCGCCGCGGCGATCCAGACCGCCCACCGCGACGTCGTCGCCGCAGAGCGGCTTCGTCAGGGTGGCATGGACCCCGCGGCGGTTCGGGCGGCCCAGCAGGTCGCGCCGCTCGCGGTCGACGCCCTCGACCCGACCGACCCCAAGGCCGAGATGCGCGGCCAGATCGCGTTCATCGGCAGCATCGTGCTCTACGGCCAGCTGATCGGCTACTGCATGTGGGTGGCGTTCGGCATCGTCGAGGAGAAGGCGAGCCGGGTGGTCGAGCTCATCCTCTCCGCGATCTCCACCAGGGCGCTGCTGGCCGGCAAGATCCTCGGCATCGGGCTCCTCGGGTTCGCCCAACTGGCCGTGATCGCCGCGTTCGGGCTGAGCCTGGGCAACGCAACCGGCATGCTGAACGTCACCACCGACCTGCTGATCCCGGTCGGGTTCGTGCTGTTGTGGTTCGTCCTCGGCTATGCCTTCTACAGCTCGGTGTTCGCTGCCAGCGCGGCCAGGGTGTCGCGCCAGGAGGAGCTGCAGAACGTCATCGGGCCGGCCAACATGCTGATCATGGTGTCGTTCTTCGCGACGTTCTACGTGAACGCCCATCCCGACGCCCTGGTCTCGCGGGTGCTCGCGATCCTGCCGCCGTTCTCGGCGCTGTGCGCTCCGGTCCGGATGGCGCGGGGTGACGCACCGCTGTGGGAGATCGGGCTGGCCCTGGTCCTGATGCTGGCCGCGATCGCCGCCCTGGTCGTGACCGGTGCGCGGATCTACGAGGGCGCGATCCTGCGGATGGGCGCCAAGATCTCCCTGCTGGACGCGTGGCGCGGCGCGCGGACACGCTCCACCTCGGCTGTCGAGGCGACCAGCTGA
- a CDS encoding ABC transporter ATP-binding protein: MADEATSGPLLELDRITQVFSTRRGEVRAVDDVTLRLGVGEVMCLVGQSGSGKSTTAKIASGLLRPSEGVVRFEGEDILGQRRPDKSRFKRFRRAVQYVHQDPYASLNPIQDVYSTLSAPLRRHGLVKNRSQARERVAELLAQVGLTPPETFMPKFPHQMSGGQRQRVAVARALTLEPRLIIADEATSMLDVSIRIGLLGMLTKLRTELGVGFMFITHDLAMAKYFGAEGDIAVMHEGKIVEYGPTLRVIGDPQDAYTQALLEAVPEADPDLARRKRAARTAAKAANADGAPASGAPAA, encoded by the coding sequence ATGGCTGACGAGGCGACGTCCGGCCCGCTGCTGGAACTCGACCGCATCACGCAGGTGTTCAGCACCCGCCGCGGCGAGGTGCGGGCCGTCGACGACGTGACCCTGCGGCTCGGGGTGGGCGAGGTGATGTGCCTGGTCGGGCAGAGCGGCTCCGGCAAGAGCACCACGGCGAAGATCGCCTCCGGGCTGCTGCGTCCCTCCGAGGGCGTGGTGCGGTTCGAGGGTGAGGACATCCTCGGGCAGCGGCGCCCGGACAAGAGCCGGTTCAAGCGGTTCCGCCGCGCGGTGCAGTACGTCCACCAGGACCCCTACGCCTCGCTGAACCCGATCCAGGACGTCTACTCCACGCTGTCGGCGCCGCTTCGGCGGCACGGCCTGGTGAAGAACCGCTCCCAGGCGCGTGAGCGCGTGGCCGAACTCCTCGCCCAGGTGGGGCTCACCCCGCCCGAGACGTTCATGCCGAAGTTTCCCCACCAGATGTCGGGTGGGCAGCGTCAGCGGGTGGCGGTCGCCCGGGCGCTGACCCTCGAGCCGCGGTTGATTATCGCGGACGAGGCGACCTCGATGCTCGACGTGTCCATCCGGATCGGGCTGCTCGGCATGCTCACCAAGCTGCGTACCGAGCTCGGCGTCGGCTTCATGTTCATCACCCACGACCTGGCGATGGCGAAGTACTTCGGCGCCGAAGGCGACATCGCGGTGATGCACGAGGGGAAGATCGTCGAGTACGGTCCGACCCTTCGGGTGATCGGCGACCCACAGGACGCCTACACCCAGGCGCTGCTGGAGGCCGTGCCCGAAGCCGACCCCGACCTCGCCCGGCGCAAGCGGGCGGCCCGCACCGCGGCCAAGGCGGCGAACGCCGACGGCGCACCGGCTAGTGGGGCCCCGGCGGCATGA
- a CDS encoding ABC transporter ATP-binding protein, producing MLELVGVTKRYGDRVAVDDLSLSVGPGQMFGFVGTNGAGKTTTMRILMGVLEQDAGQVRWNGRPADADARRSFGYMPEERGLYPKMRIREQLVYLARLRGTARDVAANAVEELLAEFGLADRGGDRVEALSLGNQQRVQLAAALVHDPAFLVLDEPFSGLDPVGVDALAEILAQRVRRGVGVLFSSHQLDLVERLCHAVGIIRAGRIVATGTVEELRKQNRPRRYLVAVGAGAGWTAAVPGVEVVAEDRRDDSLATTVELAATVDPQQLLDAARAAGPVHEFRPLTPSLVDLFREVVSEDLTESSSHTAPSPATQEIPA from the coding sequence GTGCTGGAACTCGTAGGTGTCACCAAGCGGTACGGCGACCGCGTCGCCGTCGATGATCTCTCCTTGTCGGTCGGGCCTGGGCAGATGTTCGGCTTCGTCGGAACCAACGGCGCGGGCAAGACCACGACGATGCGCATCCTCATGGGCGTCCTGGAACAGGACGCCGGACAGGTCCGCTGGAACGGCCGTCCCGCCGACGCCGACGCCCGGCGAAGCTTCGGGTATATGCCCGAAGAGCGCGGCCTCTACCCGAAGATGCGCATCCGCGAACAACTTGTCTATCTCGCCCGGCTGCGCGGCACCGCACGCGACGTGGCGGCCAACGCTGTCGAGGAGCTGCTGGCGGAGTTCGGTCTGGCCGACCGAGGCGGTGACCGGGTGGAGGCACTCTCCCTCGGTAACCAGCAGCGGGTGCAGCTGGCCGCGGCACTCGTGCACGACCCGGCGTTCCTGGTGCTGGACGAGCCGTTCTCCGGCCTGGACCCGGTGGGTGTGGACGCGCTGGCCGAGATCCTCGCCCAGCGGGTACGCCGCGGCGTGGGCGTGCTGTTCTCCAGCCACCAGCTCGATCTGGTCGAACGCCTCTGCCACGCGGTCGGCATCATCCGGGCCGGCCGGATCGTCGCCACCGGGACGGTCGAGGAGCTCCGGAAGCAGAACCGCCCGCGCCGCTACCTCGTGGCGGTCGGTGCGGGCGCGGGCTGGACAGCCGCCGTTCCAGGAGTCGAGGTGGTCGCCGAGGACCGGCGTGACGACAGCCTGGCCACCACGGTCGAGCTCGCCGCCACGGTCGACCCGCAGCAGCTGCTCGACGCCGCCCGCGCGGCCGGCCCGGTGCACGAGTTCCGGCCGCTCACCCCGAGCCTGGTCGACCTCTTCCGTGAGGTCGTCTCCGAGGACCTCACGGAGTCCTCGTCCCACACCGCCCCGAGCCCGGCCACCCAGGAGATCCCGGCATGA
- the dut gene encoding dUTP diphosphatase — MTSADDVPVLIRRLDQDVTIPAYAHPGDAGADLVTTVDVTLAPGERAVVPTGVAIALPAGYAAFVHPRSGLAARLGVSIVNAPGTVDAGYRGEIQVVLVNLDPHTTVEFRRGDRIAQLVIQKVERARFVEVDSLPGSLRGADGHGSTGGFTDAGQPRGGGI, encoded by the coding sequence GTGACCAGCGCGGACGACGTACCGGTGTTGATCCGGCGTCTCGACCAGGACGTGACGATTCCGGCGTACGCCCACCCCGGCGACGCCGGTGCCGACCTCGTGACCACGGTCGACGTCACTCTTGCGCCGGGGGAGCGCGCGGTGGTTCCCACCGGCGTGGCGATCGCGCTGCCTGCCGGGTACGCCGCCTTCGTGCACCCCCGTTCCGGCCTCGCTGCCCGCCTCGGCGTATCGATCGTCAACGCCCCGGGCACCGTCGACGCCGGCTACCGCGGCGAGATCCAGGTCGTCCTGGTCAACCTCGACCCGCACACCACGGTCGAGTTCCGGCGCGGTGACCGAATCGCGCAGCTGGTGATCCAGAAAGTCGAACGTGCCCGGTTCGTCGAGGTCGACTCCCTGCCGGGGTCGCTGCGCGGCGCCGACGGCCACGGCTCGACCGGGGGCTTTACCGACGCGGGCCAACCCCGCGGTGGAGGGATCTGA
- a CDS encoding DUF4235 domain-containing protein, whose protein sequence is MRSVSTLAAVALTRKAVDTSWRYVTGNEPPSDPEDPDLTWKEAVTWALASGMGIAIARLLATRQAAKLWQRWTGELPPSK, encoded by the coding sequence GTGCGGAGTGTCAGCACGCTGGCCGCGGTGGCGTTGACCCGGAAGGCGGTCGACACCAGCTGGCGCTACGTCACCGGCAACGAGCCGCCCTCGGACCCGGAGGATCCCGACCTGACCTGGAAGGAAGCGGTCACCTGGGCGCTGGCCAGCGGGATGGGCATCGCCATCGCCCGGCTGCTGGCGACCCGGCAGGCCGCCAAGCTGTGGCAGCGCTGGACCGGTGAGCTGCCGCCGTCGAAGTAG